Proteins co-encoded in one Megalops cyprinoides isolate fMegCyp1 chromosome 1, fMegCyp1.pri, whole genome shotgun sequence genomic window:
- the cenpk gene encoding centromere protein K: protein PEAALTELLDECEEQLCQLQQLQNEIALADSESLQNPPNQAADRVNTLRAELKEWLEIQPNLLSSNPDVLLAVGKEELPRLNKQLEMVLSCSQAKRDKLKEVLKSEQKWLEEKNDVLKAATEQVIALQQENDRLSEKGVLEDMKKKVQKVKDYQDTLLETLSDILAEHFPLPVQEGNANKKKKGITTEPRADLISLHDILELLMNKFVETPHEPYVVLNETFWPPYIEMLLRHGIASRHPEDCFKIRLEAFY from the exons CCCGAGGCTGCGCTAACGGAGCTGCTGGATGAGTGTGAGGAGCAGCTgtgtcagctgcagcag CTGCAGAACGAGATCGCCTTGGCAGACAGTGAGTCACTTCAAAACCCGCCCAATCAG GCCGCGGATCGAGTGAACACTCTTAGAGCAGAGCTTAAAGAGTGGCTGGAAATACAGCCTAACC TGCTGTCTTCAAATCCTGACGTCTTGCTTGCTGTTGGCAAGGAGGAG TTGCCCCGGCTGAACAAACAACTTGAAATGGTGCTGTCCTGCTCTCAGGCAAAGAGGGACAAACTCAAGGAAGTTTTAAAAAG TGAGCAGAAGTGGTTAGAAGAGAAAAATGACGTGCTGAAGGCGGCTACTGAACAAGTAATTGCCCTGCAACAGGAAAACGACAGGTTATCTGAAAAGGG TGTGTTAGAGGACATGAAGAAGAAAGTCCAGAAGGTGAAAGATTACCAGGATACTCTTCTGGAAACGCTAAGCGACATCCTGGCTGAACACTTTCCGCTTCCTGTACAGGAAGGAAATGCTAACAAGAAAAAGAAG GGCATTACCACAGAACCAAGAGCGGATCTCATTTCACTGCACGATATTCTTGAG CTGCTCATGAACAAATTTGTTGAGACCCCTCATGAGCCTTATGTTGTGCTCAATGAGACATTTTGGCCTCCGTACATTGAGATGCTGCTTCGACATGGAATTGCATCAAGACACCCAGAAGACTGCTTTAAAATTCGTTTGGAAGCTTTTTACTAG